A region from the Bactrocera dorsalis isolate Fly_Bdor chromosome 1, ASM2337382v1, whole genome shotgun sequence genome encodes:
- the LOC105230799 gene encoding lysosomal aspartic protease gives MAQRAFTIKSNKMFKHLVIMAVISAVQCADVVRIPLHRHEKSHRTLASVRAEIAGLRSKYNVTKTQTQTQSVSKETLINSENMGYYGNISIGTPPQYFLVLFDTGSSDFWIPSSNCLTKDYACHDHHRYNSSKSSTYIPNGKQAGMLYGSGDMSGYFSTDTVRIGGLIITNQTFVEATKEPGNTFNHKHFDGIVGMAYRSFASDHVAPPFYNMWSQHLISKDIFSFYLARNGSSQQGGELILGGSDPKYYRGNISYVPVTQQGYWQFKVDSISVNGTTVKRNFQAIADTGTSLIAVGDYEAFVALNEKIGAKRFDADNFYVNCSTVASLPNVDIGIGGKNFSLAPSTYIHHSNGLCLSSFFYMADYIWVLGDTFIGNFYTEFDLGNNRVGFATAA, from the exons ATGGCACAGCGTGCCTTTACCATCAAAAG TAACAAAATGTTCAAACACCTTGTAATTATGGCAGTCATCTCGGCGGTGCAATGCGCTGACGTCGTACGCATACCGCTACATAGACATGAAAAGAGTCACAGAACGTTGGCAAGTGTACGCGCCGAAATCGCTGGACTTCGTAGTAAATATAATGTGACAAAGACGCAGACGCAGACACAGAGTGTCAGCAAAGAAACACTCATCAATTCAGAAAATATGGGTTATTATGGCAATATTAGCATCGGCACACCGccacaatattttttggtgCTCTTCGATACGGGTTCTTCGGATTTTTGGATACCCTCAAGTAATTGCCTAACCAAGGATTATGCGTGTCACGATCATCATCGTTATAACAGCAGTAAATCGAGCACTTATATACCGAATGGCAAACAAGCTGGCATGTTGTATGGTAGTGGTGATATGTCTGGTTACTTCTCCACCGATACCGTACGCATCGGTGGTTTAATTATTACAAATCAAACTTTTGTTGAGGCGACGAAAGAACCGGGCAATACATTTAATCATAAACATTTCGATGGCATAGTCGGCATGGCCTATCGCTCATTCGCATCGGATCACGTGGCACCACCATTCTACAACATGTGGTCGCAACATTTGATTAGCAAGGACATATTCTCCTTCTATTTGGCGCGCAATGGCAGTTCGCAACAAGGTGGTGAACTCATATTGGGCGGTTCTGACCCCAAATACTACCGTGGTAACATTTCATATGTGCCGGTTACTCAACAAGGCTATTGGCAATTCAAAGTCGACTCTATCTCAGTTAATGGTACGACTGTGAAGCGAAACTTTCAAGCAATTGCCGACACCGGCACCAGTCTGATCGCTGTTGGTGATTACGAAGCTTTCGTCGCATTGAATGAGAAAATTGGCGCTAAACGATTCGACGCGGACAACTTTTATGTTAATTGCTCTACAGTAGCCTCGTTACCGAATGTTGATATTGGAATTGGTGGCAAAAACTTCAGTCTCGCACCAAGCACCTATATACATCACTCGAATGGTTTATGCTTGTCGAGCTTCTTCTACATGGCAGATTATATATGGGTTTTGGGTGATACCTTTATCGGCAATTTCTACACTGAATTTGATTTGGGCAACAATCGTGTGGGGTTTGCGACAGCCGCATAA
- the LOC105230798 gene encoding lysosomal aspartic protease, with protein sequence MLKLTVLVLCLALVADAALVRVPLNKPNKRRSIKNYSTNLAVLRSKYNSNFVATSEQLSNYLDDQYYGPITIGTPPQNFNVLFDTGSSNLWVPGAPCASTDEACLTHNTYDSSASSTYQANGQSFAIAYGSGSLTGYLAVDTVTFNGLSISEQTFAVATSEPGTTFLYSEFDGILGMGYQQIAVDNVVPPFYNLYTQGLIDSPVFAFYLTSNGTSTQGGELTLGGVDSNHYVGELTYVPVVSEGYWQFNMDSVIINGEYICDECSAIADTGTSLLAVPTDIYESVQNAIGAQLSSDEAYYVDCSVVSSLPTISFGIGGTTFSLSGSDYIVESDDENGDVVCMSAFQDAGTNFWILGDVFISKYYTVFDLGNNQVGFAPATSEALNVDPSSTCNCACE encoded by the coding sequence ATGCTTAAGTTAACCGTGCTAGTTTTGTGTTTGGCCTTGGTGGCAGATGCCGCGCTCGTACGCGTACCGTTGAATAAGCCCAATAAGCGGCGCTCAATTAAAAACTACAGCACAAACCTGGCCGTGCTGCGCAGCAAATACAACTCGAATTTCGTCGCTACCTCCGAGCAATTGAGCAACTATCTAGACGATCAATATTACGGACCCATCACCATTGGTACGCCACCACAAAATTTCAACGTGCTTTTCGATACCGGTTCATCGAACTTATGGGTACCTGGAGCACCGTGTGCTTCCACCGATGAGGCCTGCTTAACACACAATACCTACGACTCCAGTGCATCGAGCACATACCAGGCGAATGGCCAGAGTTTCGCCATAGCATACGGTAGCGGTAGCCTGACGGGTTACTTAGCCGTGGACACTGTCACGTTTAATGGTCTAAGCATTTCAGAGCAAACATTTGCTGTAGCGACCTCTGAGCCAGGCACTACCTTCCTTTACTCCGAATTCGATGGTATTCTGGGCATGGGTTATCAACAGATTGCGGTGGATAATGTAGTGCCACCATTCTACAACCTGTACACGCAAGGCTTAATCGATTCGCCCGTCTTTGCATTCTATTTGACCAGTAATGGCACTTCCACTCAAGGTGGTGAACTTACACTCGGCGGCGTTGATAGCAATCATTATGTTGGTGAACTCACCTATGTGCCGGTGGTAAGCGAAGGTTACTGGCAATTCAATATGGATTCGGTCATCATTAATGGTGAGTACATATGCGATGAGTGCTCAGCCATTGCCGATACGGGTACCAGTTTGTTGGCAGTGCCGACGGATATCTACGAAAGTGTACAGAATGCTATTGGCGCTCAGTTAAGCAGTGATGAAGCATATTATGTGGATTGTTCGGTAGTGAGCAGCTTGCCAACTATTTCGTTTGGTATTGGTGGCACAACGTTTAGCCTTAGCGGTTCCGATTACATTGTAGAGTCGGATGATGAGAATGGTGATGTCGTGTGTATGTCCGCTTTCCAAGATGCTGGCACAAACTTTTGGATTCTTGGCGATGTCTTCATTAGCAAATATTACACGGTCTTTGATTTGGGTAATAATCAAGTGGGCTTTGCTCCAGCAACCAGTGAGGCATTAAATGTTGACCCGAGCTCAACTTGCAATTGCGCGTGTGAGTGA
- the LOC105230797 gene encoding lysosomal aspartic protease: MLKSVIVVLCLALVVDAALVRIPLTKPNKRRSIKNYSTHLALLRSKFNSNFIVANEQLSNYEDDQYYGPITIGTPPQNFNVLFDSGSSNLWVPGAPCAANDTACSTHNTYNSSASSTYQVNNQSFAIQYGSGNLTGYLAEDTVNVSGLVITGQTFAIATSEPGTTFVYSEFDGILGMAYQQISVDNVIPPFYNMYTQGLIDSPVFAFYLTNNSADGLPANGSELTLGGYDTTHFIGDITYTPVTLEGYWQFNVESITIGTSTAICYSCSAICDSGTSLLAVPTALYTAVQATLGAILNEDGLYVFDCTQTSSLPVVSFNIAGTTFTLDSSNYVYEMEGPYGNILCVSAFEDGGTNFWILGDVFIMKYYAIFDMGNNRVGFATAVSNSSNIEVVGGGALNLSPNLLGIIIPVLLAFYFKA, from the coding sequence ATGTTGAAGTCGGTGATAGTAGTTTTGTGTCTAGCATTGGTCGTCGATGCCGCGCTCGTGCGCATACCGTTAACTAAACCCAATAAGCGGCGTTCGATTAAAAACTACAGCACACATTTGGCCTTATTGCGCAGCAAATTCAATTCGAATTTCATCGTTGCCAACGAACAATTGAGCAACTACGAGGACGATCAATATTATGGACCTATCACCATCGGTACACCACCGCAAAATTTTAATGTGCTCTTCGACAGCGGCTCATCGAACTTATGGGTACCTGGAGCACCGTGCGCTGCCAACGATACCGCTTGCTCTACACACAATACCTACAACTCCAGCGCATCGAGCACTTATCAAGTGAATAATCAAAGTTTCGCTATACAATATGGTAGCGGCAATTTAACGGGCTACTTAGCGGAAGATACCGTCAATGTTAGCGGTTTGGTTATAACAGGACAAACTTTTGCCATAGCCACCTCGGAGCCTGGCACCACATTTGTCTACTCTGAATTCGATGGCATTCTGGGTATGGCTTATCAACAGATTTCGGTTGACAACGTTATACCACCATTCTACAATATGTACACGCAAGGTTTGATCGATTCGCCCGTCTTCGCATTCTACCTGACCAACAATTCCGCTGATGGTCTCCCTGCTAATGGTAGTGAGCTCACGCTCGGTGGTTACGATACTACGCATTTTATTGGTGATATAACTTATACACCGGTTACTCTCGAAGGGTATTGGCAATTCAATGTGGAATCGATTACTATTGGCACTAGtacagccatatgctatagttgttcggCGATTTGTGATTCTGGCACTAGTCTGTTAGCTGTACCGACCGCACTTTACACAGCTGTACAGGCTACGCTTGGTGCTATATTGAATGAAGATGGTTTGTATGTGTTCGATTGCACCCAAACAAGCAGCCTGCCGGTAGTTTCGTTCAACATCGCTGGAACCACCTTTACATTGGATAGCAGTAATTATGTTTATGAAATGGAGGGACCTTATGGCAATATATTATGTGTGTCGGCTTTCGAGGATGGCGGCACGAACTTCTGGATTCTGGGCGATGTCTTCATTATGAAATACTACGCAATCTTCGATATGGGCAACAATCGAGTCGGTTTCGCGACGGCTGTTAGTAATTCCAGCAATATAGAAGTAGTAGGAGGCGGCGCTTTAAATTTGAGCCCTAACTTATTGGGTATCATAATACCTGTTCTATTGGCTTTCTATTTTAAAGCATAA
- the LOC105230796 gene encoding lysosomal aspartic protease → MLKILVTVTCLALVAQATVVQIPLNKPNAKRSLKNVAAQLAVLRSKYNSLPRATDEQLHNYLDDSYYGAITIGTPPQNFQVLFDTGSSNLWVPKGPCSGDPACNNHNSYEASKSSTYKPNGTEFSIQYGTGSLTGYLVEDTVSVAGLPISDQVFAVATTEPGTTFVDAVFDGILGMGYQEISNDNVVPPFYNLYKQGLVKEPVFSFYLTRDGTSSQGGVLTLGGIDSDHYEGDITYVPVASKGYWQFNVDTVYIGDSEFSYEDSAIADTGTSLVAVPYYLYGYLQELIGAEPDYEGQYFVDCSQVSSLPTISFTIAGTNFTLEGSDYVIEVDSESGEQLCMSAFEDGGTSFWILGDVFIGKYYSVFDLGNNRVGFAKAK, encoded by the coding sequence ATGTTGAAGATCCTAGTTACTGTAACGTGCTTAGCGTTGGTCGCACAGGCGACTGTCGTGCAAATTCCTTTGAATAAGCCTAACGCAAAACGTTCCTTGAAGAATGTCGCCGCACAATTGGCCGTGTTGCGTAGTAAATACAATTCCTTGCCACGCGCTACGGACGAGCAGTTGCACAACTATTTGGACGATTCATACTATGGCGCTATCACCATTGGTACACCACCACAAAACTTCCAAGTACTCTTCGATACCGGTTCATCGAATTTGTGGGTGCCTAAAGGACCATGCTCGGGCGATCCGGCTTGCAATAACCACAACTCATATGAGGCAAGCAAATCCAGTACATATAAGCCGAACGGCACGGAGTTCTCCATCCAATACGGTACTGGCAGTTTGACCGGTTATTTAGTTGAAGATACCGTATCCGTTGCGGGTTTACCTATAAGCGATCAAGTATTTGCCGTAGCCACGACGGAACCTGGCACTACTTTCGTGGATGCCGTATTCGATGGCATACTCGGTATGGGCTACCAGGAGATCTCTAATGATAATGTGGTACCACCATTCTATAATTTGTACAAACAAGGTTTAGTCAAAGAACCCgtctttagtttttatttgacacGTGATGGCACTTCTAGCCAGGGTGGTGTCTTAACTTTAGGTGGCATTGATAGTGATCATTATGAAGGTGATATAACCTATGTTCCTGTCGCAAGCAAAGGGTATTGGCAATTCAACGTTGATACGGTATATATTGGTGATAGCGAGTTCTCTTATGAAGATTCGGCTATTGCTGACACCGGCACCAGTCTTGTGGCAGTACCCTACTATTTATATGGATATCTACAGGAACTCATTGGTGCTGAACCAGACTACGAAGGACAATACTTTGTCGATTGCTCTCAAGTATCCAGTTTACCAACGATTTCGTTCACCATTGCCGGCACTAACTTTACATTGGAGGGTAGCGACTACGTCATTGAAGTTGACTCTGAGAGTGGTGAGCAGTTGTGCATGTCTGCTTTTGAAGATGGTGGCACTTCTTTCTGGATTTTGGGAGAtgtttttattggaaaatactACAGTGTTTTCGATTTGGGCAATAACCGAGTTGGTTTTGCTAAAGccaaataa
- the LOC125775296 gene encoding lysosomal aspartic protease-like, whose translation MLKFLVTITCLALTAQATVVQIPLNKPNTKRSLKNVAAQLAVLRSKYNSLPRATDEQLHNYLDDSYYGAITIGTPPQNFQVLFDTGSSNLWVPKGPCSGDPACNNHNSYEASKSSTYKPNGTEFSIQYGTGSLTGYLVEDTVSVAGLPISDQVFAVATTEPGTTFVDAVFDGILGMGYQEISNDNVVPPFYNLYKQGLVKEPVFSFYLTRDGTSSQGGVLTLGGIDGDHYEGDITYVPVASKGYWQFSVGTVYIGDSEFSFGDPGIADTGTSLVAVPFYLYENIQELIGAEPNNEGQYFLDCSQVSSLPMISFSIAGKNFTLEGSDYVIEVEADSGEPLCMSAFEDAGTPFWILGDVFIGKYYTVFDLGNNQVGFAKAK comes from the coding sequence atgttgaaatttctaGTAACAATAACGTGCTTAGCGTTGACGGCACAAGCGACTGTCGTACAAATTCCTTTGAATAAGCCCAACACAAAACGTTCCTTGAAGAATGTCGCCGCACAATTGGCAGTGTTGCGAAGCAAATACAATTCCCTGCCACGCGCGACGGACGAGCAGTTGCACAACTATTTGGACGATTCATACTATGGCGCTATCACCATTGGTACACCACCGCAAAACTTCCAAGTACTCTTCGATACCGGTTCATCGAATTTGTGGGTGCCTAAAGGACCATGCTCGGGCGATCCGGCTTGCAATAACCACAACTCATATGAGGCAAGCAAATCCAGTACATATAAGCCGAACGGCACGGAGTTCTCCATCCAATACGGTACTGGCAGTTTGACCGGTTATTTAGTTGAAGATACCGTATCCGTTGCGGGTTTACCTATAAGCGATCAAGTATTTGCTGTAGCCACGACGGAACCTGGCACTACTTTCGTGGATGCCGTATTCGATGGCATACTCGGTATGGGCTACCAGGAGATCTCTAATGATAATGTGGTACCACCATTCTATAATTTGTACAAGCAAGGTTTAGTCAAAGAACCTGTTTTCAGTTTCTATTTGACACGTGATGGCACTTCTAGCCAGGGTGGTGTCTTAACTTTAGGTGGCATTGATGGTGATCACTATGAAGGTGATATAACCTATGTTCCTGTCGCAAGCAAAGGATATTGGCAATTCAGCGTGGGTACGGTATACATTGGTGATAGCGAGTTTTCTTTCGGTGATCCGGGTATCGCTGATACTGGTACCAGTCTTGTAGCCGTGCccttttatttatatgaaaatatccAGGAACTCATTGGAGCTGAACCTAACAACGAAGGACAATACTTTCTCGATTGCTCTCAAGTATCCAGTTTACCAATGATCTCGTTTAGCATTGCTGGAAAAAACTTTACGTTAGAGGGTAGCGACTACGTGATTGAGGTTGAGGCTGACAGCGGTGAGCCATTGTGTATGTCTGCTTTTGAGGATGCTGGCACACCTTTCTGGATCTTGGGAGATGTCTTTATTGGAAAGTACTACACAGTTTTCGATTTGGGTAACAACCAAGTTGGTTTTGCCAAAGCtaagtaa
- the LOC105230795 gene encoding uncharacterized protein LOC105230795 has translation METQQTQQTEKLIEDMLEFLDSTSEDEDDSNNMKSEQGNPKESYESANENFVRTEEPTGNSLSRLNKKERKSKNSIAKELSKIKNEFPIWNTKEIAPTSKKLTDPIWHQSFLPAGKCESTDVETDWNSKLESNCRRSSNTYVQEVNRAIYGDTTGHPPNDSTEYFQAAQNYAIYGKDFLDFPENLTPLLNVKGSSTPPEVVPFVSGYGNGLYPTPQAPETTTGIGFANLSKQSSAASSAATAAYYQMCNGLQPASVRPAAGSTAYGMFLGNKVTYVAAAPAAPPLVYNQHSSTTTNFISNSLANAALATSPTILYSNPMLTTTTQQYLNTFFKETQYLSGATTQGTTVGTTTGIYERLVYAQMLQQQIYHQTQQQAAAVAAMFHKSRPTRATNGGGGATTPCAQNSATQTMPSPNNIPGLNICGRQAAMVTNATDMLVKTPPVPSPIAANGNEDNVTPLNDL, from the exons ATGGAAACACAGCAGACTCAACAAACAGAAAAGCTCATAGAGGACATGCTGGAATTTTTAGATT cAACGAGTGAGGACGAAGACGACAGCAACAATATGAAAAGCGAACAGGGTAATCCTAAAGAATCTTATGAAAGCgccaatgaaaattttgttcgtACGGAAGAGCCTACAGGTAATTCTTTATCaaggttaaataaaaaagaacgaAAATCAAAAAACTCGATTGCCAAagaattgtcaaaaattaaaaacgaattccCCATTTGGAATACAAAGGAAATTG CGCCTACTTCTAAAAAGCTAACTGATCCAATTTGGCATCAATCTTTCTTACCGGCTGGGAAATGTGAGTCCACGGATGTTGAAACTGATTGGAATTCGAAATTGGAATCGAATTGTCGTCGCAGCAGCAACACATACGTACAAGAAGTAAATCGCGCAATTTATGGTGACACCACGGGCCACCCTCCCAACGATAGCACTGAATACTTTCAAGCTGCTCAAAATTATGCCATTTATGGTAAAGATTTTCTCGACTTTCCGGAGAATCTTACGCCACTGCTTAACGTGAAAGGTTCATCCACGCCACCTGAAGTTGTGCCATTTGTTTCCGGCTATGGTAATGGCTTGTATCCCACACCACAAGCACCAGAGACAACAACCGGTATTGGTTTTGCTAATCTCAGT AAGCAATCTTCGGCTGCATCTTCTGCCGCAACAGCTGCTTATTATCAGATGTGTAATGGTCTGCAGCCGGCTTCAGTACGTCCGGCCGCTGGTAGCACTGCGTATGGCATGTTTTTGGGCAACAAAGTTACTTATGTAGCGGCTGCGCCTGCAGCACCGCCACTTGTCTACAACCAACATTCCTCTACAACTACCAATTTTATTTCGAATAGTTTAGCTAACGCCGCGTTGGCTACTTCGCCAACTATTCTCTATTCCAATCCGATGCTCACCACAACTACACAACAGTAtctaaatacttttttcaaagaAACCCAATATCTAAGTGGCGCCACCACACAGGGCACGACTGTTGGCACAACCACTGGGATTTATGAAAGGCTAGTTTACGCACAAATGCTGCAACAGCAAATCTATCATCAAACTCAACAGCAAGCTGCTGCCGTAGCCGCAATGTTCCATAAATCACGTCCAACTCGTGCTACCAATGGTGGTGGAGGAGCAACAACCCCTT GTGCTCAAAATTCTGCCACACAAACAATGCCGTCGCCAAATAACATACCGGGTCTTAACATATGTGGGCGTCAGGCGGCTATGGTTACCAACGCAACTGATATGCTGGTAAAAACACCACCAGTTCCTTCACCAATCGCCGCCAATGGCAATGAAGACAATGTGACCCCATTGAATGATTTATGA
- the LOC105230794 gene encoding secretion-regulating guanine nucleotide exchange factor, translating into MSVYAWGANSHGQLSLGFESELCMSPQLVREYTFNPNNVRRIRGGGGHVLVLDTNGRIHACGWNGRGQLGLNSTEECFNTFQTIPGEYFGDVPVESISCGWDISGCITVTKKLYVWGSNSFQQLGLCQREFNAVRRPLAVILPRNDTPARISFGLRHCAILTADHKVYVFGRLRIGDEPPSDLCITSTTLNCAPVIKIQASEPSELRIIGVASGQNHILLKVIDLEYGDGAKRVIALGDNKFGQANSFQFDEEIKQIATGWTHNAVTLKDNRILTWGRNCYGQLGIGSVTQNQATPQELDLPSSIIESRLHLGSEHGLLRSTSGEVYTWGWNEHGNCGNDGTENLCSPTRIQLPGPCKVAGTGAGFCYAICEVPTERST; encoded by the exons ATGTCTGTGTATGCGTGG GGGGCCAATTCGCACGGACAGCTTAGCCTTGGCTTTGAATCGGAGTTATGCATGTCACCACAACTTGTTCGTGAGTACACGTTTAATCCGAATAATGTTCGTCGCATACGTGGAGGTGGCGGTCATGTACTTGTGCTGGATACAAATGGGCGCATTCACGCATGTGGCTGGAATGGTCGCGGACAGTTGGGATTAAACTCAACCGAGGAGTGCTTTAATACATTTCAAACTATACCAGGCGAATATTTTGGG GATGTGCCTGTCGAGAGCATCTCGTGTGGCTGGGATATATCTGGCTGCATAACAGTAACAAAAAAGTTGTATGTTTGGGGTTCGAATTCTTTTCAACAGTTAGGTTTGTGCCAACGTGAATTCAATGCAGTAAGACGTCCACTAGCTGTAATACTACCACGCAACGACACACCAGCGCGCATAAGTTTCGGACTACGACACTGTGCCATACTTACAGCCGACCATAAGGTTTATGTCTTCGGTCGTCTACGTATAGGTGATGAACCACCTTCAGACTTGTGTATAACATCGACAACGCTAAATTGTGCACCTGTTATAAAAATTCAAGCCAGCGAACCTAGTGAACTACGTATTATAGGCGTTGCAAGTGGACAAAACCACATTTTACTTAAAGTGATTGATTTGGAATATGGTGACGGTGCTAAGCGTGTTATTGCTTTGGGTGACAATAAATTTGGACAAgcaaattcatttcaattcgatgaagaaattaaacaaatcgCCACCGGTTGGACGCACAATGCAGTAacattaaaagataatagaATACTTACCTGGGGACGTAATTGTTATGGACAATTGGGGATTGGCAGTGTAACGCAAAATCAAGCAACGCCACAGGAATTGGATTTGCCCAGTTCGATTATAGAATCACGTTTACACTTAGGCTCTGAACATGGGCTTTTACGAAGCACGAGTGGCGAAGTGTACACATGGGGTTGGAATGAACACGGTAACTGCGGTAATGATGGCACGGAAAATCT ATGCTCACCTACGCGAATTCAACTCCCCGGACCTTGCAAAGTCGCTGGTACTGGCGCAGGATTTTGCTATGCAATTTGTGAAGTGCCTACCGAACGAAGCACTTAA